A genome region from Ottowia testudinis includes the following:
- a CDS encoding helix-turn-helix domain-containing protein, translating to MSRTEHARLHFPDAMLGAGIVMAVERDTRGVALRAADRFNYYPASPFPVVSWIFEGELRMVVDPHGASAPALGPALPRVTFSGPHRLPAASWSPGPVHALSVSFFPEFLGKLWGLRHTAFLNQTLALAAVAPPAVDDACQRMLNNAGAQAFQQLQELLLQARAEMGHAEFNGPSVMAWLKSLAVRAALSQPGAGMRQVQRAMKNWTGQSHRELKLYARTEEVLARIAQWPPDARPAWAGLASETGFSDQSHLVREVRRITGVAPNRLYQMMREDEAFWLYRLLRNHHRA from the coding sequence ATGAGCCGCACCGAGCACGCACGCCTGCACTTTCCGGACGCCATGCTGGGCGCCGGCATCGTGATGGCGGTGGAGCGCGACACACGGGGCGTGGCGCTGCGCGCAGCCGATCGCTTCAATTACTACCCGGCGTCGCCATTTCCCGTCGTTTCCTGGATCTTTGAGGGCGAGCTGCGGATGGTGGTGGATCCCCATGGAGCCTCTGCGCCTGCTTTGGGCCCAGCCCTGCCACGCGTCACGTTTTCGGGGCCGCACCGCTTACCGGCGGCCAGCTGGTCACCCGGCCCGGTGCATGCGCTGTCGGTGAGTTTTTTTCCTGAGTTTCTCGGCAAGCTGTGGGGCTTGCGTCACACCGCTTTTTTAAATCAGACCCTGGCCCTGGCCGCCGTGGCGCCGCCCGCGGTGGACGACGCTTGTCAGCGGATGCTGAACAATGCGGGCGCGCAAGCGTTCCAGCAGCTGCAAGAGCTGCTGCTGCAAGCGCGCGCTGAAATGGGCCACGCTGAGTTCAACGGCCCTTCGGTCATGGCATGGCTCAAGAGTCTGGCTGTGCGTGCCGCCTTGAGCCAGCCCGGCGCCGGCATGCGGCAGGTGCAGCGCGCCATGAAGAACTGGACCGGCCAAAGCCATCGTGAGCTGAAGCTCTACGCCCGAACGGAAGAGGTGCTGGCACGCATTGCCCAATGGCCCCCGGACGCGAGGCCCGCATGGGCCGGCCTGGCGTCGGAGACGGGGTTCTCTGATCAGTCCCACCTGGTCCGGGAGGTGCGCAGAATCACCGGCGTGGCGCCCAACCGCCTCTACCAGATGATGCGGGAAGACGAGGCGTTCTGGCTTTATCGCCTGCTGCGAAACCACCACCGGGCTTGA
- a CDS encoding alpha/beta hydrolase: MAKIVWQGRLSHKARSTWVLLKTSADVLWRRARGKPLVPAWSASFEIGTLFYRQQFNHAFALESMEEARAYFDSLYTVLRDKFEIEVCPSGADEPRGHWFLPHGQPAGDGTPTLLYLHGGGYAFYASVSRHFMSMLAQALQMPLFAPDYRLTPEYPHPAQLEDAVTAYRYLLSKGIPPSRIVICGDSAGGHLGLMTIAKLRDAGLPQPALGIGLSPWTDTGLRGASQFGNDVYDLVQGYQTVKFSEWLKAGTAFSDREISPIYQDYRGAAPIYLQAGGKEILVDMIRDFARELRQQGAAVVLDVWPHMTHEFHAYGDDLPESKEAIERLKAAIAWSQGHANSSLEPIAVTELALDN; the protein is encoded by the coding sequence ATGGCAAAAATCGTTTGGCAAGGCCGCCTCTCGCATAAAGCACGCAGCACCTGGGTGCTGCTGAAAACCAGCGCGGATGTGCTCTGGCGGCGAGCACGAGGCAAGCCGCTGGTGCCGGCCTGGAGCGCGTCTTTTGAGATCGGCACCTTGTTCTACCGCCAGCAGTTCAACCATGCCTTCGCGCTGGAGAGCATGGAAGAAGCACGCGCCTATTTCGACAGCCTGTATACCGTCTTGCGCGACAAGTTCGAGATTGAGGTTTGTCCAAGCGGCGCTGACGAACCCCGGGGCCACTGGTTCTTGCCCCACGGCCAACCGGCGGGTGACGGCACGCCCACGCTGCTGTACTTGCATGGCGGCGGATACGCCTTTTATGCCTCGGTGAGCCGCCATTTCATGAGCATGCTGGCGCAAGCATTGCAAATGCCGCTGTTTGCACCGGACTACCGCCTGACGCCGGAGTACCCCCATCCCGCGCAGCTGGAGGACGCCGTCACCGCCTACCGTTACCTGCTGAGCAAGGGAATACCGCCCTCCAGAATCGTCATCTGCGGCGACTCCGCGGGCGGCCACCTGGGCTTGATGACCATCGCCAAGCTGCGCGATGCAGGCTTGCCGCAGCCTGCCTTGGGCATTGGCCTCAGCCCCTGGACCGACACGGGCTTGCGCGGCGCGAGCCAGTTTGGCAACGACGTGTACGACCTAGTGCAGGGCTACCAGACGGTGAAGTTTTCAGAATGGCTGAAGGCCGGCACCGCTTTCTCCGACCGCGAGATCTCTCCCATTTATCAGGACTATCGTGGCGCGGCGCCCATTTATCTGCAGGCCGGGGGCAAGGAAATTCTGGTGGACATGATTCGGGACTTTGCCAGGGAACTGCGCCAACAAGGCGCAGCGGTCGTGCTGGATGTGTGGCCGCACATGACCCACGAGTTCCACGCCTACGGGGACGACCTGCCCGAAAGCAAGGAGGCGATCGAGCGCCTCAAAGCCGCCATCGCGTGGTCACAAGGGCACGCAAACTCGTCATTGGAGCCCATTGCGGTCACCGAATTGGCCCTTGACAACTGA
- the groES gene encoding co-chaperone GroES has protein sequence MKLRPLADRVIVKRLENETKTASGIVIPDNAAEKPDQGEIMAVGPGKKNDKGELQAMNVKVGDRVLFGKYSGQTVKVDGDELLVMKEDDLFAVVEK, from the coding sequence ATGAAACTGCGCCCTCTCGCCGATCGCGTGATCGTCAAGCGCCTGGAAAACGAAACCAAGACCGCCTCCGGCATCGTGATTCCCGACAACGCCGCCGAAAAGCCCGATCAGGGTGAAATCATGGCCGTCGGCCCCGGCAAGAAGAACGACAAGGGCGAGCTGCAAGCCATGAACGTCAAGGTCGGCGACCGCGTGCTGTTCGGCAAGTACAGCGGCCAGACCGTCAAGGTCGACGGCGACGAGCTGCTGGTGATGAAGGAAGACGACCTGTTCGCCGTGGTCGAGAAGTAA
- a CDS encoding branched-chain amino acid ABC transporter permease, with translation MTTRHIDFKPLLLVPALALLALPLIGSGSTWLTLTVAGLAMGMIIFIIASGLTLVFGLMDVLNFGHGVFIALGAFVATSVLGAMGDYTGSGDIWRNLVAVVPAMIIAMLVAGALGLAFERFIVRPVYGQHLKQILITMGGMIIGEELIKVIWGPQQIPLPLPGGMRGAWLIGDAAVEKYRVVAVIVGAVVFAALAWTLSRTKVGLLIRAGVQDREMVESLGYRIRRLFVGVFVVGSALAGLGGVMWGLYQQNVVPQMGAQVNILIFIVIIIGGLGSTTGALIGALLVGLMANYTGFLAPKVALFSNIALMVAVLLWRPQGVYPVANR, from the coding sequence ATGACCACCCGCCACATTGATTTCAAACCCCTGCTGCTGGTGCCCGCGCTGGCCCTGTTGGCGCTGCCGCTGATCGGCTCCGGCTCCACCTGGCTCACGCTCACGGTGGCGGGGCTGGCCATGGGCATGATCATCTTCATCATCGCCTCGGGCCTGACGCTGGTGTTCGGCCTCATGGACGTGTTGAACTTCGGCCACGGCGTGTTCATCGCGCTGGGTGCTTTCGTAGCCACCAGCGTGCTGGGCGCGATGGGCGACTACACCGGTTCGGGCGACATCTGGCGCAACCTGGTGGCCGTGGTTCCGGCCATGATCATCGCCATGCTGGTGGCGGGCGCCCTGGGGCTGGCGTTCGAGCGCTTCATCGTGCGGCCCGTGTACGGCCAGCACCTGAAGCAAATCCTGATCACCATGGGCGGGATGATCATCGGCGAGGAGCTGATCAAGGTCATCTGGGGCCCGCAGCAGATTCCGCTGCCGCTGCCGGGCGGCATGCGCGGCGCGTGGCTGATCGGCGATGCCGCGGTCGAAAAGTACCGCGTGGTGGCCGTGATCGTCGGCGCCGTGGTGTTCGCCGCCCTGGCGTGGACGCTGTCGCGCACCAAGGTCGGCCTGCTGATTCGCGCCGGCGTGCAAGACCGCGAAATGGTGGAGTCGCTCGGCTACCGCATCCGGCGCCTGTTCGTCGGTGTGTTCGTGGTCGGCAGCGCGCTGGCGGGCCTGGGCGGCGTGATGTGGGGGCTGTACCAGCAAAACGTGGTGCCGCAGATGGGCGCGCAGGTCAACATCCTGATCTTCATCGTCATCATCATCGGCGGGCTGGGCAGCACCACGGGCGCACTGATCGGTGCGCTGCTGGTGGGGCTGATGGCCAACTACACCGGTTTTCTGGCACCCAAGGTGGCCCTGTTCTCCAACATCGCACTGATGGTGGCCGTGCTGCTGTGGCGGCCGCAGGGCGTGTATCCCGTAGCGAACCGGTGA
- a CDS encoding branched-chain amino acid ABC transporter permease: MLSRLLSHDLPRSKLLAAILIAIVLGLAFAPFLFPGVKALNVAAKVLIFVVLVAGFDLLLGYTGIVSFAHTMFFGIGAYGVAIASTRMGPSWGALAVGIGGALVLSLLLSLAIGLFSLRVRAIFFAMITLAVAAAFQTLASQLSDFTGGEDGLTFKLPELLSPSFEPFETEVFGVLIDGKIITYYALFVVAVVLVLALLRIVNSPFGRVLQAIRENEFRAEAIGYRVVVYRTLSSVLSALFACAAGAMLAIWLRYNGPDTSLSFEIMMDVLLIVVIGGMGTIYGAVIGSVLFLIAQSYLQDLLRLGSEATAGIPLLPALLSPDRWLLWLGLLFVLSVYYFPTGVVGRLRSRAAAKP, encoded by the coding sequence ATGCTGAGCCGCCTGCTTTCCCACGACCTGCCGCGCAGCAAGCTGCTGGCGGCCATCCTGATCGCCATCGTGCTCGGGCTGGCCTTCGCGCCCTTTCTGTTCCCCGGCGTCAAGGCGCTCAACGTGGCGGCCAAGGTGCTGATCTTCGTGGTGCTGGTGGCGGGCTTCGATCTGCTGCTGGGCTACACCGGCATCGTCAGCTTTGCGCACACCATGTTCTTCGGAATCGGCGCTTACGGCGTGGCCATTGCCAGCACGCGCATGGGCCCGAGCTGGGGCGCGCTGGCGGTGGGCATTGGCGGCGCGCTGGTGTTGTCGCTGCTGCTGTCGCTGGCGATTGGCCTGTTTTCGCTGCGCGTGCGCGCCATCTTCTTCGCCATGATCACGCTGGCGGTGGCGGCGGCGTTCCAGACGCTGGCCTCGCAGCTGTCGGACTTCACCGGCGGCGAGGACGGCCTGACCTTCAAGCTGCCCGAACTGCTCAGTCCCAGCTTTGAGCCGTTCGAGACCGAGGTGTTCGGCGTGCTGATCGACGGCAAGATCATCACCTACTACGCGCTGTTCGTCGTGGCCGTGGTGCTGGTGCTGGCGCTGCTGCGCATCGTCAACTCGCCCTTCGGCCGCGTGCTGCAAGCCATCCGCGAGAACGAGTTCCGTGCCGAGGCCATCGGCTACCGCGTGGTCGTCTACCGCACCCTGTCCAGCGTGCTGTCGGCGCTGTTTGCCTGCGCGGCGGGGGCCATGCTGGCGATCTGGCTGCGCTACAACGGGCCGGATACGTCGCTGAGTTTCGAGATCATGATGGACGTGCTACTGATCGTGGTCATCGGCGGCATGGGCACCATCTACGGCGCGGTGATCGGCTCGGTGCTGTTCCTCATCGCGCAAAGCTATTTGCAGGACTTGCTGCGTCTTGGCAGCGAGGCCACCGCCGGCATTCCGCTGCTGCCCGCCCTGCTCTCGCCCGACCGCTGGCTGCTGTGGCTGGGCCTGCTGTTCGTGCTGTCGGTGTACTACTTTCCCACCGGCGTGGTCGGGCGATTGCGCAGCCGCGCGGCTGCCAAGCCATGA
- a CDS encoding substrate-binding domain-containing protein — MQRRTLVALAALAAAASAPAFAQSDIKIAHVYSKTGPLEAYGKQTQAGLMMGLQYATGGTMAVGGKKITVIEKDDQGKPDLGKSLLATAYSDDKVDLAVGPTSSGVALAMLPVAEEYKKILLVEPAVADSITGDKWNKYIFRTGRNSSQDAISNAVAVDKAGTSIVTLAQDYAFGRDGVKAFKDAVKNAKIVHEEYLPQNTTDFTAGIQRVVDRLKGEPGRKVVMVIWAGGTPPFGALAAQDLGKRFSIDVATGGNILPAMASYKAFPGMEGATYYYFGIPKNPVNEAMVAAHYKEYKTPPDFFTAGGFSAAMAIVTALKATGGDTSANKLIKTMEGMSFDTPKGKMTFRKEDHQAMQSMYHFKIKVDPAFAWGVPELVREIKPEEMNVPIRNKR; from the coding sequence ATGCAACGCCGCACCCTCGTCGCCCTCGCTGCCCTGGCCGCTGCCGCCAGCGCGCCCGCATTCGCGCAAAGCGACATCAAGATCGCCCACGTCTACAGCAAGACCGGCCCGCTGGAGGCCTATGGCAAGCAGACGCAGGCCGGTCTGATGATGGGCCTGCAATACGCCACCGGCGGCACCATGGCCGTGGGTGGCAAGAAGATCACCGTGATCGAGAAGGACGACCAGGGCAAGCCCGATCTGGGCAAAAGCCTGCTGGCCACCGCTTATTCCGACGACAAGGTGGATCTAGCCGTCGGCCCCACGTCGTCCGGTGTCGCGCTGGCCATGCTGCCCGTGGCGGAGGAATACAAGAAGATCCTGCTGGTCGAGCCGGCCGTGGCCGACTCCATCACCGGCGACAAGTGGAACAAATACATCTTCCGCACCGGCCGCAACTCCAGCCAGGACGCCATCAGCAACGCCGTGGCCGTGGACAAGGCGGGCACGTCCATCGTCACCCTGGCGCAGGACTACGCCTTCGGCCGCGACGGCGTGAAAGCGTTCAAGGACGCGGTCAAGAACGCCAAGATCGTGCACGAGGAATACCTGCCGCAAAACACCACCGACTTCACCGCGGGCATCCAGCGCGTGGTGGACCGGCTCAAGGGCGAGCCGGGGCGCAAGGTGGTGATGGTCATCTGGGCCGGCGGCACGCCACCTTTCGGCGCCCTGGCCGCGCAGGACCTGGGCAAGCGCTTCAGCATCGACGTCGCCACCGGCGGCAACATCCTGCCGGCCATGGCCTCGTACAAGGCCTTCCCGGGCATGGAAGGCGCCACCTACTACTACTTCGGCATCCCCAAGAACCCGGTGAACGAGGCCATGGTGGCCGCGCACTACAAGGAATACAAGACGCCGCCCGACTTCTTCACCGCCGGCGGTTTCTCAGCCGCCATGGCCATCGTCACCGCCCTGAAGGCCACCGGCGGCGACACCAGCGCCAACAAGCTCATCAAGACCATGGAAGGCATGAGCTTCGACACGCCCAAGGGCAAGATGACCTTCCGCAAGGAAGACCACCAGGCCATGCAGAGCATGTACCACTTCAAGATCAAGGTCGACCCGGCTTTTGCCTGGGGCGTGCCGGAGCTGGTGCGCGAGATCAAGCCGGAAGAGATGAACGTGCCGATCCGCAACAAGCGCTGA
- a CDS encoding HAD family hydrolase encodes MTALGLDVARIRAITLDLDDTLWPIWPTLQRAEDALGAWLTTHAPRAAGLARNPEARHRARQQALTDHAAHAHDLATIRREAIRQLLAWAGDDPALAEPAFEVFFDERQRVTLFGDALPALAALSARYPLVALSNGNADVHRVGIGRYFHAAVSATQIGVGKPERRIFAAAAQAAGVPEHAVLHVGDDALLDGAGALAAGMQLAWVNRASAHWPPAIAGRPHAVVPDMRALCGLLGVAVS; translated from the coding sequence ATGACCGCCCTTGGCCTTGACGTGGCCCGCATCCGCGCCATCACACTCGATCTGGACGACACGCTGTGGCCCATCTGGCCCACCCTGCAGCGCGCCGAAGATGCCCTGGGCGCTTGGCTGACCACGCATGCACCGCGCGCCGCCGGGCTGGCGCGCAACCCCGAAGCCCGCCACCGGGCGCGCCAGCAGGCGCTGACCGACCACGCGGCGCACGCGCACGACCTGGCCACGATCCGCCGCGAAGCGATTCGCCAGTTGCTGGCGTGGGCGGGCGACGACCCGGCCCTGGCCGAGCCGGCGTTCGAGGTGTTCTTCGACGAGCGGCAGCGGGTGACGCTGTTCGGCGATGCGCTGCCCGCGCTGGCCGCCCTCAGCGCGCGCTACCCGCTGGTCGCCCTCAGCAACGGCAATGCCGACGTGCACCGCGTCGGCATCGGCCGGTACTTTCATGCCGCCGTCAGCGCCACGCAGATCGGCGTCGGCAAGCCCGAGCGCCGCATCTTCGCCGCCGCCGCGCAAGCCGCCGGCGTGCCCGAACATGCCGTGCTGCACGTCGGCGACGATGCCCTCCTTGACGGCGCCGGCGCCTTGGCCGCCGGCATGCAGCTGGCCTGGGTCAACCGCGCGAGCGCGCACTGGCCGCCCGCCATTGCGGGGCGCCCGCACGCGGTAGTGCCGGACATGCGGGCGTTGTGCGGGCTTTTGGGCGTGGCAGTGAGTTAG
- the hemH gene encoding ferrochelatase, producing MRFRPEPDFSHGQPPRTGVLLCNLGTPDAPTAAATRRYLAEFLSDPRVVEIPPAVWKLILHGVILRTRPAKSAAKYQQIWTPEGSPLLVWSRKQEVMLRGYLGERGHDVSVRLAMRYGNPSIASQLDELKQRGCTRILVVPLYPQYSGTTTASVIDAVTDWARTVRHVPELRFVNRFHDDPGYIRALTRVVHQHWQAHGRPDQLVMSFHGVPERTLTRGDPYHCECLKTARLLAERLALKADEWTVAFQSRFGKAKWVEPATQTVLAQLGRAGTGRVDVVCPGFVADCLETLEEIAIEGQADFKAAGGREFHYIPCLNDNPAWLAALAEIVQEHLQGWPTRAPVDERDAAATRERALARGASV from the coding sequence ATGCGTTTTCGACCCGAACCTGATTTCTCGCACGGCCAGCCGCCGCGCACGGGCGTCCTGCTGTGCAACCTGGGCACGCCCGACGCGCCCACGGCAGCCGCCACACGGCGTTATCTGGCTGAATTTTTGAGCGACCCGCGCGTGGTGGAGATTCCGCCAGCGGTGTGGAAGCTGATTCTGCACGGCGTGATCTTGCGCACCCGGCCGGCCAAGTCGGCCGCCAAATACCAGCAGATCTGGACGCCCGAGGGTTCGCCGCTGCTGGTGTGGAGCCGCAAGCAAGAGGTGATGCTGCGCGGCTACCTGGGCGAGCGCGGCCACGACGTGAGCGTGCGGCTGGCCATGCGCTACGGCAACCCGTCGATCGCCTCGCAGCTGGACGAGCTGAAACAGCGCGGCTGCACACGCATCCTGGTGGTGCCGCTGTACCCGCAGTATTCGGGCACCACCACCGCCAGCGTGATCGATGCCGTGACCGACTGGGCGCGCACGGTGCGGCACGTGCCCGAGCTGCGCTTTGTGAATCGTTTTCACGACGACCCAGGCTACATCCGGGCGCTGACCCGCGTGGTGCACCAGCACTGGCAGGCCCACGGCCGGCCAGACCAGCTGGTGATGAGCTTTCACGGCGTGCCCGAGCGCACGCTGACACGGGGTGATCCCTACCACTGCGAATGCCTGAAGACCGCGCGCCTGCTGGCCGAGCGGCTGGCGCTGAAGGCGGACGAATGGACGGTGGCCTTTCAGTCGCGTTTTGGCAAGGCCAAATGGGTGGAGCCGGCCACGCAGACGGTGCTGGCGCAACTGGGCCGCGCCGGCACCGGGCGGGTGGACGTGGTGTGCCCCGGCTTCGTGGCCGACTGCCTGGAAACGCTGGAAGAGATCGCCATCGAGGGCCAAGCCGACTTCAAGGCCGCCGGTGGCCGCGAGTTCCACTACATCCCGTGCCTGAACGACAACCCAGCGTGGCTGGCGGCGCTGGCCGAGATCGTGCAGGAGCACCTGCAAGGCTGGCCCACGCGCGCGCCCGTGGATGAGCGCGACGCCGCCGCCACGCGCGAGCGGGCGCTGGCGCGGGGTGCGAGCGTCTGA
- a CDS encoding ABC transporter ATP-binding protein — protein sequence MLQTQDLTIRFGGHVAVNAVTCAFEPGTLTAIVGPNGAGKTTYFNLISGQLKVSAGSVQLDGRDLSNLPPSARTKAGLGRAFQLTNLFPNLSVLENVRLAVQARLHDGLNLWSIWSDQRELTRRAHEILESVALADKQHMTVASLPHGDQRKLEVALLMALDPKVYMFDEPTAGMSHDEAPVILNLIRQLKQDKTKIILLVEHKMDVVRELADRIIVLTNGSLVADGEPAEVIASPVVQEAYLGVTNEEAVS from the coding sequence ATGCTCCAAACACAAGATCTCACCATCCGCTTCGGCGGCCATGTGGCCGTCAATGCGGTCACGTGCGCATTCGAGCCCGGCACGCTGACGGCCATCGTGGGGCCGAATGGCGCGGGCAAGACGACGTACTTCAACCTGATCTCTGGGCAGCTCAAGGTCAGTGCTGGCAGCGTGCAGTTGGATGGGCGGGATTTGTCGAACCTGCCGCCATCGGCGCGCACCAAGGCCGGGCTGGGCCGGGCGTTTCAGCTCACCAACCTGTTCCCCAACCTCAGCGTGCTGGAGAACGTGCGCCTGGCCGTGCAGGCGCGGCTGCATGACGGCCTGAACCTGTGGAGCATCTGGAGCGATCAGCGCGAGTTGACGCGCCGCGCGCACGAGATCCTCGAATCGGTGGCGTTGGCCGACAAGCAGCACATGACCGTGGCCAGCCTGCCGCACGGCGATCAGCGCAAGCTGGAAGTGGCCCTCTTGATGGCGCTGGACCCCAAGGTCTACATGTTCGACGAGCCCACCGCCGGCATGAGCCACGACGAGGCGCCCGTCATCCTGAACCTGATCCGCCAGTTGAAGCAGGACAAGACCAAGATCATCCTGCTGGTCGAGCACAAGATGGACGTGGTGCGGGAGCTGGCCGACCGCATCATCGTGCTGACCAATGGATCGCTGGTGGCCGATGGCGAACCGGCTGAAGTGATCGCGTCGCCGGTGGTTCAAGAAGCGTATCTGGGGGTGACGAACGAGGAGGCGGTGTCATGA
- a CDS encoding ABC transporter ATP-binding protein: MTQNLLELHGVHTHIGAYHILHGVDLVVPRGQLTMLLGRNGAGKTTTLRTIMGLWQASQGHITFNGQDITKKHTPQIAGLNIAYVPENMGIFADLTVKENMVLAARSAKTAAQIDQARLQWIFKLFPAVEKFWNHPAGKLSGGQKQMLAVSRAIVEPRDLLIIDEPSKGLAPAIINNMIDAFRQLKESDVTILLVEQNISFAKRLGDTVAVMDNGRVVHAGSMAALAEDEALQRSLLGLAL; the protein is encoded by the coding sequence ATGACACAGAACCTGCTTGAACTGCACGGCGTGCACACCCACATCGGCGCCTACCACATCCTGCACGGCGTCGATCTGGTGGTGCCGCGCGGGCAACTGACGATGCTGCTGGGCCGCAACGGCGCGGGCAAGACGACGACGCTGCGCACCATCATGGGTTTGTGGCAGGCATCCCAAGGCCACATCACGTTCAACGGCCAGGACATCACCAAGAAGCACACGCCGCAGATCGCTGGCCTGAACATCGCCTACGTGCCCGAGAACATGGGCATCTTCGCCGACCTGACGGTGAAGGAAAACATGGTGCTGGCCGCGCGCAGCGCCAAGACGGCGGCGCAAATCGACCAGGCGCGCCTGCAGTGGATCTTCAAGCTGTTCCCGGCCGTCGAGAAGTTCTGGAACCACCCGGCTGGAAAGCTGAGTGGCGGGCAAAAGCAGATGCTGGCCGTCAGCCGCGCCATCGTCGAGCCGCGCGACCTGCTCATCATCGACGAGCCCAGCAAAGGCCTGGCACCGGCCATCATCAACAACATGATCGACGCCTTCCGGCAGTTGAAGGAAAGCGATGTGACGATTCTGCTGGTGGAGCAGAACATCAGCTTCGCCAAGCGCCTGGGCGACACCGTGGCCGTGATGGACAACGGCCGTGTGGTGCATGCGGGCAGCATGGCAGCGCTGGCCGAGGACGAGGCGTTACAGCGGTCGTTGCTGGGGCTGGCGTTATGA
- a CDS encoding alpha/beta fold hydrolase: MRVESRYLICARREIHYMDWQPAAAPARGTVIAWHGLARTGRDMDELAAHLSARGWRVLCPDTVGRGLSQWAANPKDEYCLAFYARLAREFLVQLGIDQCHWVGTSMGGAIGMVGASGYFEPELQQRIRSLVLNDNAPQLAPAAIERIKAYAGTPPAFTRVTELEAFLRTAYQPYGLLTDAQWRRLAETSTRRLPDGRVTPHYDSAIVGQFTHYPDDYLLWHHYDALRIPVLLLRGAESDLVLKDVAQQMTTRGPGARGQLQWVEVPGCGHAPALNVPEQLNLVSDFIERAEPLAAAPA, from the coding sequence ATGCGCGTTGAATCCCGTTACCTCATCTGCGCCAGGCGCGAAATCCATTACATGGATTGGCAGCCCGCCGCCGCGCCCGCGCGCGGCACCGTGATCGCCTGGCACGGCCTGGCGCGCACCGGGCGCGACATGGACGAACTGGCGGCACACCTGTCGGCGCGCGGCTGGCGTGTGCTGTGCCCCGACACCGTGGGCCGCGGCCTGAGCCAGTGGGCCGCCAACCCGAAGGATGAGTACTGCCTGGCCTTCTACGCCCGGCTGGCGCGCGAATTCCTGGTGCAGCTGGGCATCGACCAATGCCACTGGGTCGGCACCTCGATGGGCGGCGCCATCGGCATGGTGGGCGCGTCGGGCTACTTCGAACCCGAGCTGCAACAGCGCATCCGCAGCCTGGTGCTGAACGACAACGCGCCGCAGCTGGCGCCCGCCGCCATCGAGCGCATCAAGGCCTATGCCGGCACCCCGCCCGCGTTCACCCGCGTAACCGAGCTGGAGGCGTTTTTGCGCACCGCCTACCAGCCCTACGGCTTGCTCACCGATGCACAATGGCGGCGCCTTGCCGAAACCAGCACGCGCCGCCTGCCCGACGGCCGCGTGACGCCGCATTACGACTCGGCCATAGTCGGCCAGTTCACGCACTATCCCGACGACTACCTGCTGTGGCACCACTACGACGCGCTGCGCATCCCCGTGCTGCTGCTGCGCGGCGCCGAATCCGATCTGGTGCTGAAAGACGTGGCTCAGCAGATGACCACGCGCGGCCCTGGTGCGCGCGGCCAGTTGCAGTGGGTGGAAGTGCCCGGCTGCGGCCACGCGCCGGCGCTGAACGTGCCCGAGCAGCTGAACCTGGTCAGCGACTTCATCGAGCGCGCGGAGCCACTGGCGGCGGCGCCGGCCTGA